CCCCCACCGCCACCCGGACGCCGACGGCCACCAACACCCCCACACGCACAGCCACCCCCACGCCAACAACGACCTTCACCTTCACCCCCACCGCCACCCGGACGCCGACGGCCACGAACACCCCCACGCGCACCCCAACCGCCACGATCACGCCCACGGCGACGGTCACACCGACGGCCACGCTCACACCAACAGCCACGATCACGCCGACGGCAACCAGGACGCCCACCATCACCCCCACCCCGACGATCACACTCACGCCTTCGGTCACGCCCACGCTGGAGCCGCTCATCACCCCCGTTCCCATCCCCGTCCCCGGCCTCATGCACCCCAAGGACGTGGCCGTGAACCGGCGCAGCAACCTCATCTACGTCGCCAGCCGTGACAACGACCGCGTCTTCGTCATCGACGGCTACAGCCACAGCGTGGTTGGCGTCATCCCGGTCTGCGACCAGCCCTTCGGCATCGACGCCAACAGCCAGACCAATCGTATCTATGTCGCTTGTTTCGGCGTCGGCCGGGTGGATGTTATCGACGGCTTCAGCAACATGGTCATCGCCAGCCCCTTTGTCGGCCCCGAACCAACCTATGTCGAAGTCAACGAAGCCACCAACCGCGTCTTCGCCGTCACCCACGGCAATGGCCGCCTGGCCGAGATTGACGGCGTCAACAGCATGTTCTTGCGTAGTGTTCCCACCGGCGGCGGCGCCTTCGGCCTGGCTGTAGACAGGAACCTGAACCGCGTCTATGTGGGCAACCGCGATGCCGACACCGTCTCGAT
This genomic window from Caldilineales bacterium contains:
- a CDS encoding YncE family protein, whose product is PTPTPTRTPTATPTATPTPTATFTFTPTATRTPTPTNTPTRTATPTPTATFTFTPTATRTPTATNTPTRTATPTPTTTFTFTPTATRTPTATNTPTRTPTATITPTATVTPTATLTPTATITPTATRTPTITPTPTITLTPSVTPTLEPLITPVPIPVPGLMHPKDVAVNRRSNLIYVASRDNDRVFVIDGYSHSVVGVIPVCDQPFGIDANSQTNRIYVACFGVGRVDVIDGFSNMVIASPFVGPEPTYVEVNEATNRVFAVTHGNGRLAEIDGVNSMFLRSVPTGGGAFGLAVDRNLNRVYVGNRDADTVSIIDAATMAKIMDVFPGPPQNHPYGLAFNPITNRLYVSYSVFDSVLKLAIYHASPAGLTRLDTRDLANGGSDAPGVLGINPTTNHLFVPNSASHTVSVISGFSNNGLATLPLGLDPFGVDVNPLTNRAYITARGTNQLWVVPDVY